The Coffea arabica cultivar ET-39 chromosome 1e, Coffea Arabica ET-39 HiFi, whole genome shotgun sequence genome has a window encoding:
- the LOC113735924 gene encoding uncharacterized protein isoform X1: MRTVSSIPKEPEQVMKQRDGSVLGKKTILKSDHFPGCQNKRLIPQIDGAPNYRKADLLHVHGVAIPTIHGIRNVLDHIRAQMPGKQTHVLWINLREEPVVYINGRPFVLRDVERPFSNLEYTGINRQRLEQMEDRLKEDILLEAARYGNKILVTDELPDGQMVDQWEPVTIASVKTPLEVYEELQKLKYLVDYERVPITDEKSPKEQDFDILVQKISQADMKTEIVFNCQMGRGRTTTGMVIATLIYLNRLGVSGIPRTNSIGKVSDCSSSITDNLPNSEEAILRGEYAVIRSLIRVLEGGVEGKRQVDKVIDKCASMQNLREAIATYRNSILRQPDEMKREASLSFFVEYLERYYFLICFAVYLHTEREALNAKLPDGCSFTDWMKARPELYSIIRRLLRRDPMGALGHTILKPSLTKIAESADGRPCEMGQVAAMRNGEVLGSQTILKSDHYPGCQDSSLSERVDGAPNFREIPGFPVYGVANPTVDGIRSVIQRIGSCKGGRPVFWHNMREEPVIYINGKPFVLREVERPYKNMLEYTGIDCERVERMEARLKDDILREADLYHGAVMVIHETDDGQIFDAWENVRPGAVQTPLEVFSCLEADGFPIKYARVPITDGKAPKSSDFDLLSMNIASASKDTAFVFNCQMGIGRTTTGTVIACLLKLRIDYGRPIRVLTDNTSPEEFGGGISSGDESECHASTSTAMTTKPQRYTSYAFGINDILLLWKITRLFDNGVECRDALDAVIDRCSALQNIRQAVLQYRKLFNQQQVEPRERRVALNRGAEYLERYFRLIAFAAYLGSEAFDGFCRQGDSKITFKNWLLQRPEVQAMKWSIRLRPGRFFTVPEELRAPHESQHGDAVMEAIVKDRNGSVLGKGSILKMYFFPGQKTSSHIQIHGAPHVYQVDGYPVYSMATPTIAGAKGMLAYLGAKPDPTGSTPQTVNVTDLREEAVVYINGTPFVLRALNNPVDTLKHVGITGSVVEHMEVRLKEDIITEIRHSGGRMLLHREEYSPVSNQVSVIGYWENIFADDIKTPAEVYAALKNECYNIAYRRIPLTREREALASDIDAIQYCKDDSAGSYLFVSHTGFGGVAYAMAILCIKLEADANLTSVVVAPRSVVVAPHSFPLLEEKLASQTSDEEAQQMGDYRDILSLTRVLKHGPESKANVDTVIERCAGAGHLRDDIFYYAKELEKLPDDDDENRAYLTDMGTKALRRYFFLITFRSYLHCTSATATETRFTAWMDARPELGHLCNNLRIK; encoded by the exons ATGCGGACCGTGTCATCGATACCAAAGGAGCCGGAGCAGGTGATGAAACAAAGAGATGGGTCCGTACTGGGGAAGAAGACGATACTCAAGAGCGATCATTTTCCTGGATGCCAGAACAAGCGCTTGATCCCGCAGATCGATGGTGCACCCAACTATCGCAAG GCTGACTTGTTGCATGTCCACGGTGTTGCTATTCCAACCATTCATGGCATTAGAAATGTTCTAGACCACATAAGAGCTCAAATGCCGGGGAAGCAAACTCATGTTCTTTGGATTAATCTGCGTGAGGAACCG GTGGTATACATAAATGGACGTCCTTTTGTCTTGCGGGATGTGGAAAGGCCATTCTCCAATCTAGAGTATACG GGTATCAACAGGCAGAGACTGGAGCAAATGGAGGATCGACTAAAAGAAGATATTCTGCTTGAAGCTGCTAG GTATGGAAATAAGATCCTTGTTACTGATGAGCTACCAGATGGTCAGATGGTCGATCAATGGGAACCAGTGACAATTGCTTCTGTAAAAACACCGCTGGAG GTGTATGAGGAACTGCAAAAACTAAAGTATCTTGTTGACTATGAAAGAGTTCCTATAACAGATGAAAAATCACCCAAAGAGCAGGATTTTGATATTCTT gttcaaaaaatttctcaagcTGATATGAAGACAGAGATAGTATTTAATTGCCAAATGGGACGTGGAAGAACGACAACCGGGATGGTGATTGCAACATTGATTTATCTTAATCGACTAGGAGTTTCAG GTATTCCCAGGACCAATTCAATTGGCAAAGTTTCTGACTGCAGTTCAAGCATCACAGACAATTTACCAAATTCTGAGGAAGCAATTCTTAGAGGCGAATATGCTGTCATTAGAAGCCTGATTCGGGTTTTAGAG GGTGGTGTTGAAGGCAAAAGACAAGTTGACAAAGTCATCGACAAATGTGCTTCAATGCAG AACTTACGTGAAGCCATTGCTACTTATCGCAACAGTATATTAAGGCAACCAGATGAGATGAAGAGGGAGGCATCACTATCCTTCTTTGTGGAGTACTTGGAAAGATATTACTTCCTAATTTGCTTTGCCGTCTATCTCCATACAGAAAGAGAAGCACTTAATGCTAAACTCCCAGATGGGTGCAGTTTCACTGACTGGATGAAAGCAAGGCCAGAGTTGTATAGCATAATCCGAAG GTTGCTAAGGAGAGATCCAATGGGAGCACTTGGACATACAATTTTGAAACCATCTCTAACAAAAATTGCAGAATCTGCTGATGGCCGCCCCTGTGAGATGGGTCAAGTTGCCGCAATGAGAAATGGGGAGGTACTTGGCAGTCAAACTATTCTTAAAAGCGATCACTATCCTGGCTGTCAAGACTCTAGTTTGTCAGAAAGAGTAGATGGTGCCCCCAATTTTAGAGAAATTCCTGGTTTTCCAGTATATGGTGTTGCCAATCCTACTGTGGATGGGATTCGATCTGTCATCCAACGCATTGGCAGCTGTAAAGGTGGGCGCCCTGTGTTTTGGCACAACATGAGGGAAGAACCTGTTATCTACATCAATGGAAAACCCTTCGTACTTCGTGAAGTTGAAAGACCATATAAAAACATGCTGGAGTACACG GGGATTGACTGTGAAAGAGTCGAAAGAATGGAAGCTCGTCTGAAAGATGATATTCTGCGAGAAGCTGACCTTTATCATGGGGCTGTAATGGTTATTCATGAAACCGATGATGGTCAAATATTTGATGCCTGGGAGAATGTGAGGCCTGGTGCAGTTCAAACCCCATTGGAGGTCTTCAGTTGCCTAGAGGCTGATGGTTTCCCAATCAAGTATGCTCGTGTGCCAATCACTGATGGTAAAGCTCCCAAAAGTTCTGACTTTGACTTACTGTCAATGAATATAGCATCTGCTTCAAAGGACACAGCTTTTGTTTTTAACTGCCAG ATGGGTATAGGAAGAACAACCACTGGTACTGTAATTGCTTGTCTTCTAAAACTTCGAATAGATTATGGAAGACCTATTAGAGTATTAACTGATAATACATCACCTGAAGAGTTCGGTGGTGGTATATCAAGTGGTGATGAAAGCGAATGTCATGCTTCAACATCTACAGCAATGACAACAAAACCTCAAAGATACACAAGTTATGCATTTGGGATAAATGACATTCTTTTGCTATGGAAGATAACAAGATTGTTTGACAATGGGGTTGAGTGCAGAGACGCCTTAGATGCTGTAATTGATAGATGTTCAGCTTTGCAGAATATTCGCCAAGCTGTCTTGCAGTACAGGAAGTTATTCAATCAGCAACAAGTTGAGCCTCGGGAGAGAAGAGTGGCACTAAACCGGGGTGCTGAATACTTGGAGCGTTATTTTCGTTTGATTGCTTTTGCAGCATATCTTGGTAGTGaagcttttgatggattttgtCGACAGGGAGATTCAAAGATTACGTTTAAGAATTGGTTGCTTCAGCGACCAGAAGTTCAAGCCATGAAGTGGTCCATTCGGTTACGGCCTGGGCGATTCTTTACTGTCCCT GAGGAACTGAGAGCTCCACATGAATCTCAACATGGAGATGCAGTAATGGAGGCCATTGTCAAGGATCGCAATGGTTCAGTTCTGGGCAAAGGATCTATACTGAAGATGTACTTCTTTCCTGGTCAAAAAACTTCAAGCCATATACAGATTCATGGAGCACCACATGTATACCAG GTGGATGGTTATCCTGTATACAGTATGGCAACACCAACAATTGCTGGTGCAAAGGGCATGTTAGCATACCTTGGTGCCAAGCCTGATCCTACTGGAAGCACTCCTCAGACAGTTAATGTAACTGATCTGAGGGAAGAAGCAGTTGTTTATATCAATGGAACGCCTTTTGTGCTCAGGGCGCTGAATAACCCTGTTGACACGCTGAAACATGTTGGAATCACTGGTTCAGTT GTAGAACACATGGAGGTACGACTTAAAGAAGATATCATAACAGAGATTAGACATTCTGGTGGTCGAATGCTTTTACACCGTGAAGAATATAGTCCAGTGTCAAATCAAGTCAGTGTCATTGGATATTGGGAGAATATATTTGCAGATGATATCAAGACTCCGGCTGAGGTTTATGCAGCTCTGAAAAATGAATGCTATAATATAGCATACAGGAGGATACCTTTaactagagagagagaggctcTGGCCTCTGATATTGATGCTATCCAGTACTGCAAAGATGA CTCTGCAGGGTCTTATCTGTTTGTATCACACACAGGATTTGGAGGGGTTGCCTACGCAATGGCTATTCTTTGTATTAAACTTGAAGCAGATGCAAACTTAACATCTGTAGTGGTTGCTCCGAGATCTGTAGTGGTTGCTCCACATTCATTCCCTTTACTTGAGGAGAAGCTAGCTTCCCAAACTTCTGATGAAGAAGCACAGCAAATGGGTGATTATCGGGACATATTAAGCCTTACGAGAGTTCTGAAGCATGGTCCTGAGAGCAAGGCGAACGTTGACACCGTTATAGAACG GTGTGCGGGGGCAGGACATTTGCGTGATGATATCTTTTACTATGCGAAGGAACTTGAGAAACTtcctgatgatgatgatgagaatCGGGCATACCTGACTGACATGGGTACTAAAGCTCTAAG GCGATACTTCTTCTTGATCACATTTAGATCTTACCTCCACTGCACTTCTGCGACTGCGACTGAGACGAGATTTACTGCCTGGATGGATGCAAGACCGGAGCTCGGCCACCTGTGCAATAACCTgaggatcaaatga
- the LOC113735924 gene encoding uncharacterized protein isoform X2, whose translation MRTVSSIPKEPEQVMKQRDGSVLGKKTILKSDHFPGCQNKRLIPQIDGAPNYRKADLLHVHGVAIPTIHGIRNVLDHIRAQMPGKQTHVLWINLREEPVVYINGRPFVLRDVERPFSNLEYTGINRQRLEQMEDRLKEDILLEAARYGNKILVTDELPDGQMVDQWEPVTIASVKTPLEVQKISQADMKTEIVFNCQMGRGRTTTGMVIATLIYLNRLGVSGIPRTNSIGKVSDCSSSITDNLPNSEEAILRGEYAVIRSLIRVLEGGVEGKRQVDKVIDKCASMQNLREAIATYRNSILRQPDEMKREASLSFFVEYLERYYFLICFAVYLHTEREALNAKLPDGCSFTDWMKARPELYSIIRRLLRRDPMGALGHTILKPSLTKIAESADGRPCEMGQVAAMRNGEVLGSQTILKSDHYPGCQDSSLSERVDGAPNFREIPGFPVYGVANPTVDGIRSVIQRIGSCKGGRPVFWHNMREEPVIYINGKPFVLREVERPYKNMLEYTGIDCERVERMEARLKDDILREADLYHGAVMVIHETDDGQIFDAWENVRPGAVQTPLEVFSCLEADGFPIKYARVPITDGKAPKSSDFDLLSMNIASASKDTAFVFNCQMGIGRTTTGTVIACLLKLRIDYGRPIRVLTDNTSPEEFGGGISSGDESECHASTSTAMTTKPQRYTSYAFGINDILLLWKITRLFDNGVECRDALDAVIDRCSALQNIRQAVLQYRKLFNQQQVEPRERRVALNRGAEYLERYFRLIAFAAYLGSEAFDGFCRQGDSKITFKNWLLQRPEVQAMKWSIRLRPGRFFTVPEELRAPHESQHGDAVMEAIVKDRNGSVLGKGSILKMYFFPGQKTSSHIQIHGAPHVYQVDGYPVYSMATPTIAGAKGMLAYLGAKPDPTGSTPQTVNVTDLREEAVVYINGTPFVLRALNNPVDTLKHVGITGSVVEHMEVRLKEDIITEIRHSGGRMLLHREEYSPVSNQVSVIGYWENIFADDIKTPAEVYAALKNECYNIAYRRIPLTREREALASDIDAIQYCKDDSAGSYLFVSHTGFGGVAYAMAILCIKLEADANLTSVVVAPRSVVVAPHSFPLLEEKLASQTSDEEAQQMGDYRDILSLTRVLKHGPESKANVDTVIERCAGAGHLRDDIFYYAKELEKLPDDDDENRAYLTDMGTKALRRYFFLITFRSYLHCTSATATETRFTAWMDARPELGHLCNNLRIK comes from the exons ATGCGGACCGTGTCATCGATACCAAAGGAGCCGGAGCAGGTGATGAAACAAAGAGATGGGTCCGTACTGGGGAAGAAGACGATACTCAAGAGCGATCATTTTCCTGGATGCCAGAACAAGCGCTTGATCCCGCAGATCGATGGTGCACCCAACTATCGCAAG GCTGACTTGTTGCATGTCCACGGTGTTGCTATTCCAACCATTCATGGCATTAGAAATGTTCTAGACCACATAAGAGCTCAAATGCCGGGGAAGCAAACTCATGTTCTTTGGATTAATCTGCGTGAGGAACCG GTGGTATACATAAATGGACGTCCTTTTGTCTTGCGGGATGTGGAAAGGCCATTCTCCAATCTAGAGTATACG GGTATCAACAGGCAGAGACTGGAGCAAATGGAGGATCGACTAAAAGAAGATATTCTGCTTGAAGCTGCTAG GTATGGAAATAAGATCCTTGTTACTGATGAGCTACCAGATGGTCAGATGGTCGATCAATGGGAACCAGTGACAATTGCTTCTGTAAAAACACCGCTGGAG gttcaaaaaatttctcaagcTGATATGAAGACAGAGATAGTATTTAATTGCCAAATGGGACGTGGAAGAACGACAACCGGGATGGTGATTGCAACATTGATTTATCTTAATCGACTAGGAGTTTCAG GTATTCCCAGGACCAATTCAATTGGCAAAGTTTCTGACTGCAGTTCAAGCATCACAGACAATTTACCAAATTCTGAGGAAGCAATTCTTAGAGGCGAATATGCTGTCATTAGAAGCCTGATTCGGGTTTTAGAG GGTGGTGTTGAAGGCAAAAGACAAGTTGACAAAGTCATCGACAAATGTGCTTCAATGCAG AACTTACGTGAAGCCATTGCTACTTATCGCAACAGTATATTAAGGCAACCAGATGAGATGAAGAGGGAGGCATCACTATCCTTCTTTGTGGAGTACTTGGAAAGATATTACTTCCTAATTTGCTTTGCCGTCTATCTCCATACAGAAAGAGAAGCACTTAATGCTAAACTCCCAGATGGGTGCAGTTTCACTGACTGGATGAAAGCAAGGCCAGAGTTGTATAGCATAATCCGAAG GTTGCTAAGGAGAGATCCAATGGGAGCACTTGGACATACAATTTTGAAACCATCTCTAACAAAAATTGCAGAATCTGCTGATGGCCGCCCCTGTGAGATGGGTCAAGTTGCCGCAATGAGAAATGGGGAGGTACTTGGCAGTCAAACTATTCTTAAAAGCGATCACTATCCTGGCTGTCAAGACTCTAGTTTGTCAGAAAGAGTAGATGGTGCCCCCAATTTTAGAGAAATTCCTGGTTTTCCAGTATATGGTGTTGCCAATCCTACTGTGGATGGGATTCGATCTGTCATCCAACGCATTGGCAGCTGTAAAGGTGGGCGCCCTGTGTTTTGGCACAACATGAGGGAAGAACCTGTTATCTACATCAATGGAAAACCCTTCGTACTTCGTGAAGTTGAAAGACCATATAAAAACATGCTGGAGTACACG GGGATTGACTGTGAAAGAGTCGAAAGAATGGAAGCTCGTCTGAAAGATGATATTCTGCGAGAAGCTGACCTTTATCATGGGGCTGTAATGGTTATTCATGAAACCGATGATGGTCAAATATTTGATGCCTGGGAGAATGTGAGGCCTGGTGCAGTTCAAACCCCATTGGAGGTCTTCAGTTGCCTAGAGGCTGATGGTTTCCCAATCAAGTATGCTCGTGTGCCAATCACTGATGGTAAAGCTCCCAAAAGTTCTGACTTTGACTTACTGTCAATGAATATAGCATCTGCTTCAAAGGACACAGCTTTTGTTTTTAACTGCCAG ATGGGTATAGGAAGAACAACCACTGGTACTGTAATTGCTTGTCTTCTAAAACTTCGAATAGATTATGGAAGACCTATTAGAGTATTAACTGATAATACATCACCTGAAGAGTTCGGTGGTGGTATATCAAGTGGTGATGAAAGCGAATGTCATGCTTCAACATCTACAGCAATGACAACAAAACCTCAAAGATACACAAGTTATGCATTTGGGATAAATGACATTCTTTTGCTATGGAAGATAACAAGATTGTTTGACAATGGGGTTGAGTGCAGAGACGCCTTAGATGCTGTAATTGATAGATGTTCAGCTTTGCAGAATATTCGCCAAGCTGTCTTGCAGTACAGGAAGTTATTCAATCAGCAACAAGTTGAGCCTCGGGAGAGAAGAGTGGCACTAAACCGGGGTGCTGAATACTTGGAGCGTTATTTTCGTTTGATTGCTTTTGCAGCATATCTTGGTAGTGaagcttttgatggattttgtCGACAGGGAGATTCAAAGATTACGTTTAAGAATTGGTTGCTTCAGCGACCAGAAGTTCAAGCCATGAAGTGGTCCATTCGGTTACGGCCTGGGCGATTCTTTACTGTCCCT GAGGAACTGAGAGCTCCACATGAATCTCAACATGGAGATGCAGTAATGGAGGCCATTGTCAAGGATCGCAATGGTTCAGTTCTGGGCAAAGGATCTATACTGAAGATGTACTTCTTTCCTGGTCAAAAAACTTCAAGCCATATACAGATTCATGGAGCACCACATGTATACCAG GTGGATGGTTATCCTGTATACAGTATGGCAACACCAACAATTGCTGGTGCAAAGGGCATGTTAGCATACCTTGGTGCCAAGCCTGATCCTACTGGAAGCACTCCTCAGACAGTTAATGTAACTGATCTGAGGGAAGAAGCAGTTGTTTATATCAATGGAACGCCTTTTGTGCTCAGGGCGCTGAATAACCCTGTTGACACGCTGAAACATGTTGGAATCACTGGTTCAGTT GTAGAACACATGGAGGTACGACTTAAAGAAGATATCATAACAGAGATTAGACATTCTGGTGGTCGAATGCTTTTACACCGTGAAGAATATAGTCCAGTGTCAAATCAAGTCAGTGTCATTGGATATTGGGAGAATATATTTGCAGATGATATCAAGACTCCGGCTGAGGTTTATGCAGCTCTGAAAAATGAATGCTATAATATAGCATACAGGAGGATACCTTTaactagagagagagaggctcTGGCCTCTGATATTGATGCTATCCAGTACTGCAAAGATGA CTCTGCAGGGTCTTATCTGTTTGTATCACACACAGGATTTGGAGGGGTTGCCTACGCAATGGCTATTCTTTGTATTAAACTTGAAGCAGATGCAAACTTAACATCTGTAGTGGTTGCTCCGAGATCTGTAGTGGTTGCTCCACATTCATTCCCTTTACTTGAGGAGAAGCTAGCTTCCCAAACTTCTGATGAAGAAGCACAGCAAATGGGTGATTATCGGGACATATTAAGCCTTACGAGAGTTCTGAAGCATGGTCCTGAGAGCAAGGCGAACGTTGACACCGTTATAGAACG GTGTGCGGGGGCAGGACATTTGCGTGATGATATCTTTTACTATGCGAAGGAACTTGAGAAACTtcctgatgatgatgatgagaatCGGGCATACCTGACTGACATGGGTACTAAAGCTCTAAG GCGATACTTCTTCTTGATCACATTTAGATCTTACCTCCACTGCACTTCTGCGACTGCGACTGAGACGAGATTTACTGCCTGGATGGATGCAAGACCGGAGCTCGGCCACCTGTGCAATAACCTgaggatcaaatga